A DNA window from Gillisia sp. Hel1_33_143 contains the following coding sequences:
- a CDS encoding NAD(P)H-dependent glycerol-3-phosphate dehydrogenase, whose product MTNSPKFGVIGGGSWATAIVKMLTENLDTINWYMRSKTAIEHIRTQDHNPNYLSSVEFDVNQLNLSNDINEIVEASDYLIFAIPSAFVKKELDQLNVSLKDKVIFSAIKGIVPESSLIVGEHFNQEYGVLDENFGVITGPCHAEEVALERLSYLTIACLDEAKAKIMADHLQSDYITCKTSDDVTGTEYAAMLKNIYAIAAGIAHGLGYGDNFQSVLMSNAIREMKKFIKKVHKMKRNINDSAYLGDLLVTGYSVFSRNRMFGNMIGKGYTVKSAQMEMSMVAEGYYATESAYKINQEKGAKTPIINAVYAILYEGKNPKKVFNKLAEKLD is encoded by the coding sequence ATGACGAACTCTCCCAAATTTGGTGTTATAGGTGGCGGAAGCTGGGCCACTGCTATAGTTAAGATGCTTACAGAGAATCTTGACACTATAAACTGGTATATGCGTAGCAAGACTGCTATAGAGCACATTAGAACTCAAGATCACAATCCAAATTATCTTAGTTCTGTTGAATTTGATGTAAATCAGCTTAATTTAAGCAACGATATTAATGAGATTGTAGAAGCTTCAGATTACTTGATCTTTGCAATTCCATCTGCTTTTGTAAAGAAAGAATTAGATCAGCTAAATGTTTCATTAAAAGATAAGGTAATCTTTTCTGCTATAAAAGGGATTGTTCCGGAGAGCAGTCTAATTGTTGGAGAACATTTCAATCAGGAATATGGAGTACTAGATGAGAACTTTGGGGTAATTACAGGGCCATGTCATGCAGAAGAGGTTGCGTTAGAGAGACTTTCATATCTTACCATTGCCTGCTTAGATGAAGCTAAGGCTAAAATCATGGCAGATCATTTACAAAGCGATTATATTACCTGCAAAACCAGTGATGATGTTACTGGCACAGAATACGCGGCAATGCTTAAGAACATTTACGCTATCGCTGCTGGGATTGCTCATGGTTTAGGATATGGAGATAACTTCCAGAGTGTTTTAATGAGCAATGCTATTAGAGAAATGAAGAAGTTTATTAAGAAAGTACATAAGATGAAACGTAACATTAATGATTCTGCCTACTTAGGAGATCTTTTAGTTACGGGGTATTCTGTCTTTAGCCGCAACAGAATGTTCGGGAATATGATTGGGAAAGGATATACTGTAAAGAGCGCCCAAATGGAAATGAGCATGGTTGCAGAGGGTTATTATGCAACAGAAAGCGCCTATAAGATAAATCAGGAAAAAGGAGCCAAGACTCCAATAATAAATGCTGTATACGCTATTTTATATGAAGGAAAGAATCCTAAAAAGGTCTTCAATAAACTTGCTGAAAAACTAGATTAA
- a CDS encoding EamA family transporter: MKNSILKGSLLVALGASSYGMLTTFVKMAYAENFTSYEITFSQMILGLIGLIIINFLFVKGKQTSHIEPKSKSIMKLMLAGTSLGLTSTFYYLAVRYIPVSIGIVLLMQSVWMGVFLESIVAKKKPSAQKIIAVMVILAGTVLATNMLMGDIDLDWRGIGWGLLAAVSYTITIYTSNTVALQLHSLRRSLWMMVGGTIIVAIISAPYLIEQFNFEIFYMWGPLLALFGTILPPILFTAGMPKINVGLGAIISSVELPVAVLMAYLLLNEVVNIYQWIGIIIILLSVVVMNLPKKKNKI, from the coding sequence ATGAAGAATTCTATACTTAAAGGCAGCCTTTTGGTAGCCTTAGGAGCATCCAGCTATGGGATGCTTACTACATTCGTAAAAATGGCCTATGCCGAAAATTTTACATCTTACGAGATCACTTTCTCTCAAATGATTCTGGGATTAATAGGATTGATAATTATTAATTTCCTGTTCGTAAAAGGTAAGCAAACATCACATATAGAACCTAAGTCCAAAAGTATCATGAAACTGATGCTTGCCGGAACTTCTTTAGGTCTTACAAGTACATTTTATTATTTGGCTGTTAGGTATATCCCTGTTTCTATTGGGATAGTGCTTTTAATGCAAAGTGTTTGGATGGGAGTTTTCTTAGAATCTATTGTTGCTAAGAAAAAACCTTCAGCACAAAAGATCATAGCTGTAATGGTAATTTTAGCAGGAACGGTGTTAGCAACCAATATGCTAATGGGAGATATAGACCTAGACTGGAGAGGAATTGGCTGGGGGCTTTTAGCTGCCGTTTCTTACACTATTACCATTTACACTTCTAATACTGTAGCGCTGCAGTTACATTCACTTAGAAGAAGTTTATGGATGATGGTTGGGGGAACTATTATAGTAGCTATTATTTCTGCACCTTATCTTATTGAGCAATTCAACTTTGAGATCTTTTATATGTGGGGACCTCTATTAGCCCTTTTTGGAACCATATTGCCTCCAATCTTGTTTACTGCCGGGATGCCTAAGATAAATGTTGGTCTGGGAGCCATTATTTCTTCTGTAGAACTTCCTGTAGCTGTGCTAATGGCATATCTATTACTTAATGAAGTAGTGAACATCTATCAATGGATAGGGATCATCATCATTCTACTTTCTGTGGTAGTGATGAACCTTCCTAAGAAAAAGAACAAAATATAA
- the pheS gene encoding phenylalanine--tRNA ligase subunit alpha, which produces MIDKIKEHITQVQNFQAATKEELEAFRIKYLGKKGLLNEFFAEFKNVPNEQKKDFGQAINTLKNSAQDKVNQLKESLEGQQEEKGVYGDLTRPSAPIEIGARHPISIVKNQIIEIFSNIGFNVSEGPEIEDDWHNFTALNLPEYHPARDMQDTFFIQTDPDILLRTHTSSVQVRYMEENKPPIRTISPGRVFRNEAISARSHCIFHQVEGLYIDKDVSFADLKQTLLYFTKQMFGKSKIRLRPSYFPFTEPSAEVDIYWGLETETDYRITKGTGWLEIMGCGMVDPNVLKNCGIDPTEYTGFAFGMGIERIAMLLYQIGDIRMFYENDVRFLEQFKSSL; this is translated from the coding sequence ATGATTGATAAGATAAAGGAACATATAACTCAGGTACAGAACTTTCAGGCTGCTACAAAAGAAGAATTAGAAGCTTTCAGAATTAAATATTTAGGGAAGAAAGGCTTGCTAAATGAGTTCTTTGCTGAATTTAAGAATGTTCCTAATGAGCAAAAGAAAGATTTTGGACAGGCTATTAATACTTTAAAAAATTCTGCTCAGGATAAGGTTAATCAGTTAAAAGAATCATTAGAAGGGCAACAAGAAGAAAAAGGAGTTTATGGAGATCTTACCAGACCCTCTGCTCCTATAGAGATTGGTGCTAGACATCCCATTTCTATTGTAAAAAATCAAATCATCGAAATCTTTTCTAACATAGGATTTAATGTTTCTGAAGGTCCGGAGATAGAAGATGACTGGCATAACTTTACAGCTTTGAACCTACCGGAATATCATCCGGCAAGAGATATGCAGGATACTTTCTTTATTCAGACAGATCCGGATATTCTTTTACGTACACATACCTCTTCGGTGCAGGTGCGTTATATGGAAGAGAACAAACCACCAATTAGAACAATATCTCCTGGACGTGTTTTTAGAAACGAAGCAATTTCTGCGAGGTCGCATTGTATCTTTCATCAGGTAGAGGGGTTGTATATAGACAAAGACGTGTCTTTTGCAGATCTAAAACAAACCTTATTATATTTTACCAAGCAAATGTTTGGAAAGTCTAAGATAAGACTGAGACCTTCTTATTTCCCATTTACAGAGCCTAGTGCAGAAGTAGATATTTATTGGGGACTAGAAACAGAAACAGATTATAGAATTACCAAAGGAACAGGATGGTTAGAGATCATGGGCTGTGGGATGGTAGATCCTAACGTACTTAAAAATTGTGGGATAGATCCTACAGAGTATACCGGTTTTGCATTTGGTATGGGAATAGAAAGAATTGCCATGCTTTTATATCAAATAGGAGATATACGTATGTTTTATGAAAATGATGTACGCTTCTTAGAACAATTCAAATCATCTTTGTAA
- a CDS encoding CvpA family protein, with translation MNIVDIVLAVLLLYGLVRGLFRGFLAELASLIAFVAGIYGAVYFSHNVSHYLSTITKWDSQLIHLFSFAITFILIAFTISWAGRALTKIANLVFLGLINKLLGAAFGIIKVAFITSVIIMFFSSTQEAFQIVDKETLDSSVLYRPVRTLAPALIPAIIQEAKDLNILNNEEEKEKDIQ, from the coding sequence ATGAATATTGTTGATATTGTTCTGGCTGTACTTTTATTGTATGGCCTTGTTCGAGGATTGTTTAGAGGGTTTTTGGCAGAACTTGCTTCCCTTATAGCCTTTGTAGCCGGAATTTACGGTGCGGTCTATTTTTCTCACAATGTAAGCCACTACCTGTCTACCATTACAAAATGGGATTCTCAACTCATTCATCTATTTTCTTTTGCCATTACATTTATTCTAATTGCCTTTACCATCTCATGGGCAGGAAGAGCGCTTACAAAAATTGCAAATCTGGTATTCTTAGGCTTAATAAATAAGCTTTTAGGTGCGGCTTTTGGAATTATTAAAGTAGCTTTTATAACCAGTGTTATAATTATGTTCTTTTCTAGTACTCAGGAAGCTTTTCAAATAGTAGATAAAGAAACTTTAGATAGTTCTGTACTCTACAGGCCTGTAAGAACTTTAGCTCCTGCGCTAATTCCGGCTATAATACAAGAAGCTAAAGACCTCAACATTTTAAACAATGAAGAAGAAAAGGAAAAAGATATACAATAA
- the can gene encoding carbonate dehydratase: MKDLYENLVKNNRKWVESKLAVDPEYFERLAKGQTPPVLWIGCADSRVPANEIIGAEPGEVFVHRNIANMVVHSDMNMLSVLDYAVNVLKVKHVIVCGHYGCGGVNAAMDNKSIGLIDNWIRHIKDVYRLHKTELDTIEDKKERFDKFVEINVKEQVYDLAKTSIIQGAWESNQEIAVHGWVYGVGSGIIKDLQVNISSNKQLDEVYQLDF; this comes from the coding sequence ATGAAAGATTTATATGAAAATCTAGTTAAGAACAATAGAAAGTGGGTAGAGAGTAAATTAGCTGTAGACCCAGAATATTTTGAGAGATTAGCCAAAGGTCAAACTCCACCCGTACTTTGGATTGGATGTGCAGACAGTCGTGTTCCTGCAAATGAAATTATTGGTGCAGAACCGGGAGAAGTATTTGTACATCGAAATATAGCAAACATGGTTGTACACTCAGACATGAACATGTTGAGCGTTCTAGATTATGCTGTAAATGTATTAAAGGTAAAACACGTAATTGTTTGTGGACATTATGGTTGTGGAGGAGTAAATGCAGCTATGGATAATAAATCTATAGGTTTAATAGATAACTGGATAAGACATATTAAAGACGTTTATAGATTGCATAAAACAGAGCTAGATACTATTGAAGATAAGAAAGAGCGCTTTGATAAATTTGTTGAGATAAACGTAAAAGAACAAGTTTATGATCTGGCTAAAACCTCTATTATTCAAGGAGCTTGGGAGAGCAACCAAGAAATAGCAGTACATGGCTGGGTTTATGGAGTAGGTTCTGGAATTATAAAAGACCTACAAGTTAATATTAGCAGTAATAAGCAGTTAGACGAAGTTTATCAACTAGACTTTTAA
- a CDS encoding SulP family inorganic anion transporter — MFKNLKNDIPSSLVVFFVALPLCLGIALASGAPLFAGVIAGIIGGIVVGAASGSSLGVSGPAAGLAVVVLTAIADLGSYELFLVAVVIAGILQVILGLLKAGVIGYFFPSAVIKGMLSAIGIIIFLKQIPLAMGFDDQSNSVFSFFETTGQDTFLSLAHMTDFVSIGVVTITAISLAILLIWDKVLAKKNKFFKLVPGPLVAVIAGIIYQLLFSDSSSMFEIHGRNLVSVPVPESASDFIGQFTFPDFSQLGNTKVYIVAITIAIVASLETLLSVEATDKLDPQKRVTPTNRELIAQGIGNSISGLVGGLPITQVIVRSSANVMSGGKTKLSAIIHGFLLLFSVMLIPHFLNLIPLGVLAAVLLIIGYKLANPKQFIQMFKLGKSQFIPFVVTVVAIVATDLLVGIMLGLAVGIVTILINSYKNSHFLHIEDVSSGKSKVKMVFAEEVTFLNKGAIQRELASMPKNSDLILDVTKTRSLDLDVLEILDDFAITAANKNIDITLISEIGEFRNPQSYREIFGVEVFQSAH; from the coding sequence ATGTTTAAAAATTTAAAAAATGATATCCCTTCAAGTTTAGTGGTATTTTTTGTTGCGCTACCATTATGTTTAGGTATCGCCCTTGCCAGTGGAGCTCCATTATTTGCTGGTGTTATCGCCGGAATTATTGGAGGAATAGTAGTAGGTGCTGCTTCAGGCTCTTCTCTAGGAGTAAGTGGTCCTGCAGCAGGATTAGCAGTAGTGGTGCTTACAGCTATAGCAGATCTTGGAAGCTATGAGTTATTTCTTGTTGCGGTAGTTATTGCCGGAATTTTACAGGTTATTCTAGGATTGCTAAAAGCAGGAGTTATTGGATATTTCTTTCCTTCTGCGGTAATTAAAGGAATGTTATCTGCTATTGGAATTATTATTTTCCTAAAACAGATTCCTTTAGCAATGGGTTTTGATGATCAATCTAATAGTGTATTCTCATTTTTTGAAACTACCGGGCAAGATACCTTTTTAAGTCTGGCGCATATGACAGACTTCGTTTCTATTGGTGTAGTAACAATTACAGCAATTTCATTAGCAATTTTACTAATTTGGGATAAGGTACTAGCAAAAAAGAACAAATTCTTTAAATTAGTACCGGGTCCATTAGTGGCTGTTATTGCAGGGATCATCTATCAATTGTTATTTTCTGATAGTTCTTCAATGTTTGAAATTCACGGTAGAAACTTAGTTTCTGTACCAGTGCCAGAGAGCGCTTCAGACTTTATTGGTCAGTTCACATTTCCAGATTTTTCACAATTGGGGAATACTAAGGTCTATATAGTAGCAATCACCATTGCCATAGTAGCCAGTTTAGAAACGCTTTTAAGTGTTGAAGCTACAGATAAACTAGATCCACAGAAGAGAGTAACGCCTACCAATAGAGAGTTAATTGCACAAGGAATAGGTAATTCAATTTCTGGTCTAGTTGGAGGTTTACCAATAACTCAGGTTATTGTAAGAAGTTCTGCGAATGTTATGAGTGGAGGGAAAACAAAACTTTCTGCTATCATTCACGGATTTTTATTGCTTTTTAGTGTTATGTTAATTCCGCATTTTTTAAATTTAATCCCACTAGGCGTATTGGCTGCGGTTCTATTAATTATTGGATACAAATTGGCTAATCCTAAGCAATTTATACAAATGTTCAAATTAGGAAAATCTCAATTTATTCCTTTTGTGGTTACTGTAGTAGCCATTGTAGCTACAGATCTATTGGTTGGAATTATGTTAGGGCTTGCTGTGGGAATTGTGACTATCTTAATAAACAGTTATAAGAACTCTCACTTTTTACATATTGAAGATGTATCTAGCGGAAAGAGTAAAGTGAAAATGGTTTTTGCTGAAGAGGTGACGTTCTTGAACAAAGGTGCAATTCAACGTGAGTTAGCTTCTATGCCAAAGAATTCTGATCTTATATTAGACGTTACCAAAACAAGATCTTTAGATCTGGATGTTTTGGAGATCTTAGATGATTTTGCAATTACTGCGGCAAATAAGAATATAGATATTACATTAATTTCAGAAATAGGAGAATTTAGAAACCCTCAAAGCTATAGAGAGATATTTGGAGTAGAAGTGTTTCAGTCTGCTCATTAA
- a CDS encoding tetratricopeptide repeat protein — MRNLFYILLFCLCLPVAAQNDSLFDKANTAYNEGDYNAAISNYQKIIDQGEASSELYYNLANAHYKLSHIAPSVYYYEKALKLDPNDKDVKNNLAFANNMVIDDIKEVPKAGISNSFNNFVNTLSYNTWAWIGVLFSALFAVFFILYYFSISPRFKRVFFGVAMVAVILMIFSVISGFHQKSNIQDSKFAIVFAEEVAVRSEPNLRGDEQFTLHEGTKIEVLNTYQNWVKLQLANGDQGWLEKNSLKFL; from the coding sequence ATGAGAAATTTATTTTATATCCTTTTGTTCTGTCTATGCTTGCCTGTAGCAGCTCAAAATGATTCTTTATTCGATAAAGCGAATACCGCCTATAATGAAGGAGATTATAATGCCGCAATAAGTAATTATCAAAAGATCATAGATCAAGGTGAAGCTTCTTCAGAATTATATTATAACCTGGCTAATGCCCATTATAAATTAAGCCATATTGCACCTAGTGTTTACTATTATGAAAAGGCCTTAAAGTTAGATCCAAACGATAAAGATGTTAAAAATAACTTGGCATTCGCAAATAACATGGTAATAGATGATATTAAGGAAGTGCCTAAAGCAGGTATATCAAATTCCTTCAACAATTTTGTGAACACCTTAAGCTACAATACATGGGCATGGATAGGCGTGTTGTTCTCTGCACTATTTGCAGTATTCTTTATTCTATATTATTTCAGTATATCTCCTAGATTTAAGCGAGTTTTCTTTGGAGTAGCTATGGTAGCAGTAATATTGATGATATTTTCTGTAATCTCCGGATTTCACCAAAAAAGTAATATTCAAGATTCAAAATTTGCCATTGTCTTTGCTGAAGAGGTTGCTGTAAGAAGTGAGCCAAATTTAAGAGGAGATGAGCAGTTCACACTTCATGAGGGTACAAAGATAGAAGTTCTTAATACCTATCAGAATTGGGTAAAGCTCCAACTTGCAAATGGAGATCAAGGCTGGCTAGAGAAGAATTCTTTAAAATTTCTTTAA
- a CDS encoding BatD family protein, translated as MNIRIFILLFFMAIAGSMQAQVKFEANVSKKKLGVNERLRVDFEMNQDGDDFKAPAFSGFTVVGGPNQSVSNTWINGKRSYSKTYSYFLAPSGRGKFTIGQAEITVEGNTYKTSPLQVEVTAAVETPKDGNNSDFVASENLHLVAEISNANPYLNEAITVVYKLYVSPRVSVSNWRELDNPVYSDFWSQNIDIRQLKIETGQYEGEPYRYVVLRKTILYPQKTGELDIEPLTLSVAVDVPSDRRDIFGGRLYETIDKTVAAGKRSINVKALPTQNKPAGFTGAVGDFSFKVVPSKTDLAATESLNVQVQVSGNGNLKLFDLPGLEVPSSLEQYEPERSENVKTDLRGTQGSITDNYTIVPTQKGKFPIPALSFSYFDLKSKSYKTINSDEILLDVKSAPAGSNYTPGSGNSVAKQTVEAGEQFRYIKLNTNLKSINSGAFLGSTLFWALLLSPGIFILLAIFLGKKKEAIAGDVAGNKRKKANKLARKYLSEAKKNLGDQKTFYIALERALHNYLKAKLHIQTSDMSKDRVMELLQERNADPETRTEFISLLTSCEFARYTPSSNVAMEQDYEKAAKVISALDKQI; from the coding sequence ATGAACATAAGAATTTTTATACTGTTATTTTTTATGGCCATTGCTGGCTCTATGCAAGCTCAAGTTAAGTTTGAAGCCAATGTAAGCAAGAAAAAGCTAGGTGTGAACGAACGCCTTAGAGTAGATTTTGAAATGAATCAGGATGGTGACGATTTTAAAGCTCCTGCCTTTAGTGGGTTTACAGTGGTGGGAGGTCCAAATCAATCTGTAAGCAATACTTGGATCAATGGGAAAAGATCTTATTCTAAAACGTATTCTTATTTTCTTGCACCTTCTGGCAGAGGAAAGTTTACCATTGGCCAGGCAGAGATCACCGTAGAAGGAAATACTTATAAAACTTCTCCATTACAGGTGGAAGTTACTGCTGCTGTTGAAACTCCCAAAGACGGTAATAATTCAGATTTTGTAGCTTCAGAGAATCTGCATCTTGTGGCAGAGATCTCTAATGCAAACCCTTATTTAAATGAAGCTATTACGGTGGTTTATAAACTGTATGTGAGTCCGAGAGTTAGTGTAAGCAATTGGAGAGAATTGGACAATCCGGTATACAGCGATTTCTGGAGTCAGAATATAGATATAAGACAGTTAAAGATAGAAACAGGGCAATACGAAGGTGAGCCTTACAGATACGTAGTTCTTAGAAAAACCATTCTATATCCTCAAAAAACCGGGGAGTTAGACATAGAACCTCTTACTCTGTCTGTAGCGGTAGATGTACCAAGTGATAGAAGAGATATTTTTGGAGGAAGGTTGTATGAAACCATAGATAAAACGGTGGCAGCAGGAAAAAGGTCTATAAATGTAAAAGCATTACCTACTCAAAACAAGCCGGCAGGATTTACTGGGGCCGTAGGAGATTTTAGCTTTAAAGTTGTTCCTAGCAAAACAGATCTTGCAGCTACAGAATCTTTGAATGTACAGGTACAGGTAAGTGGAAATGGAAACTTAAAACTATTTGACCTTCCAGGTTTAGAAGTTCCATCTTCTTTAGAGCAGTATGAACCGGAACGCAGTGAGAATGTGAAAACAGATCTTAGAGGAACTCAAGGTAGCATTACAGATAATTATACCATTGTACCTACGCAAAAAGGTAAATTCCCTATTCCAGCTTTATCATTCTCATATTTTGACCTGAAGAGTAAAAGTTATAAGACCATAAATTCTGATGAGATTCTATTAGATGTGAAAAGTGCACCTGCAGGAAGTAATTATACTCCTGGCTCGGGAAATTCTGTAGCAAAACAAACCGTAGAGGCAGGAGAACAGTTTAGATATATTAAATTAAATACCAATTTAAAATCAATTAATAGCGGAGCTTTCTTAGGGTCTACTCTATTTTGGGCGCTTTTATTGTCTCCTGGAATCTTTATTCTATTAGCCATTTTCTTAGGTAAAAAGAAAGAAGCTATTGCTGGAGATGTTGCTGGAAATAAGAGAAAAAAGGCAAATAAATTAGCCAGAAAATATCTTTCTGAGGCGAAGAAGAATCTTGGTGATCAAAAAACATTTTATATAGCTTTAGAACGAGCTTTGCATAATTATCTTAAGGCCAAATTGCATATTCAAACCAGCGATATGAGTAAAGATAGGGTTATGGAGCTATTGCAGGAAAGAAATGCAGACCCGGAAACCCGTACAGAGTTTATTTCACTTCTTACAAGTTGTGAATTTGCCAGATATACTCCAAGCTCTAATGTAGCTATGGAACAAGATTATGAGAAAGCAGCAAAAGTAATATCAGCATTAGATAAACAGATTTAG
- a CDS encoding tetratricopeptide repeat protein — MRNLVKTFHKHLIVAIGLCCFQISYAQTNEKSDKKLEKETQELLRTAEDQLGDNDFASAEASYREAIAKSPENITAKYNMANMYYGKEKASQAEEKYKQAASIAETKAAKHEVFHNLGNTYMKQKKYQEAVAAYKDALRNNPTDDETRYNLALAKKMLEKEQNENEGGGDDDKKDQDKNQEDKNKDKDDKGDQDKDKNEGDKKEDQGGDQKDDQQKEPEKPDDEGKPKDKKDKQDQNGEKQPQEQQPQPGQLSPQQIKNLLEAMNNEEKKVQDKINAQKAKGAKTRTEKDW; from the coding sequence ATGAGGAATTTAGTAAAGACATTTCATAAACATCTAATAGTAGCCATTGGGTTATGTTGCTTTCAGATATCTTATGCTCAAACAAATGAGAAGAGCGATAAGAAGCTGGAAAAGGAAACTCAAGAACTTCTAAGAACCGCAGAAGATCAATTAGGAGATAATGATTTTGCAAGTGCCGAGGCATCTTATAGAGAGGCAATAGCTAAAAGCCCAGAGAATATTACCGCCAAATATAATATGGCAAATATGTATTATGGTAAAGAAAAAGCTTCTCAAGCCGAAGAAAAATACAAGCAGGCTGCATCTATTGCTGAAACGAAAGCCGCTAAGCATGAAGTATTTCATAATTTAGGAAATACGTATATGAAGCAGAAGAAATATCAGGAAGCGGTGGCAGCGTATAAAGATGCGCTTAGAAATAATCCTACAGATGATGAAACCCGATATAATCTTGCTCTAGCTAAGAAAATGCTTGAAAAGGAGCAAAATGAAAATGAGGGTGGAGGAGACGATGATAAGAAAGATCAGGACAAGAATCAGGAGGATAAGAATAAAGATAAGGATGATAAGGGAGATCAGGATAAAGATAAAAATGAAGGAGATAAGAAGGAAGATCAAGGTGGAGACCAGAAAGATGATCAGCAAAAGGAGCCTGAGAAACCGGATGATGAAGGAAAGCCGAAAGATAAAAAAGATAAGCAAGATCAAAACGGTGAAAAACAGCCTCAAGAGCAGCAACCACAACCTGGGCAGCTATCTCCACAACAAATTAAGAATTTGTTAGAGGCTATGAATAACGAAGAGAAAAAGGTGCAAGATAAGATCAATGCTCAAAAAGCAAAAGGAGCAAAGACCAGAACAGAGAAAGACTGGTAA
- a CDS encoding vWA domain-containing protein, with the protein MTILEEEKYFWLLLIIPILVVIFLLLLLWKRKHQQQFASKKMLEILSPERSGFKPVLKFIILLLAFACIIVALVNPKIGTKMETVKREGVDIVFAIDVSKSMEAEDIAPNRLEKTKQLVTQIINNLASDRIGIIAYAGSAFPQLPITTDYASAKMFLQAMNTDMVSSQGTAINEAINLATTYYNDDDQTSRVLFIISDGEDHEGNSEEIAKEAADKGIQIFTIGVGTPKGGPIPMKVNGVIRSYKKDQNGETVITKLNEGTLEDIADAGEGEYIPGNVTSQVTEKVKEVLLNMDKTEFEAKQFADYQSQYQWFLGVGILLLLIDIFLLERKTAWIKKLNLFNERKG; encoded by the coding sequence ATGACTATTTTAGAAGAAGAAAAATATTTCTGGTTGTTGCTTATCATTCCGATTTTGGTAGTGATATTCTTGCTTTTGTTGCTATGGAAAAGAAAGCATCAGCAGCAATTCGCCTCTAAAAAAATGCTGGAAATTTTGAGTCCGGAAAGGTCGGGATTTAAACCTGTATTAAAGTTCATTATTTTACTTCTTGCTTTTGCATGTATTATAGTAGCCTTAGTTAATCCTAAGATCGGTACAAAGATGGAGACCGTAAAAAGGGAAGGAGTAGATATTGTTTTTGCTATAGATGTTTCAAAAAGTATGGAGGCAGAAGATATTGCCCCTAATAGATTGGAAAAAACCAAGCAGCTTGTTACTCAGATTATCAATAATTTGGCTAGTGACAGGATCGGAATTATCGCCTACGCAGGTAGTGCATTTCCACAATTACCAATTACCACAGATTACGCATCAGCAAAGATGTTTCTTCAGGCCATGAATACCGATATGGTTTCATCTCAGGGAACGGCTATAAATGAAGCTATTAATCTTGCTACTACGTATTATAATGATGACGATCAAACCAGTAGAGTTTTGTTTATTATAAGTGATGGGGAAGATCATGAAGGTAATTCTGAAGAAATTGCAAAAGAAGCCGCAGATAAAGGAATTCAAATATTTACTATAGGTGTAGGAACTCCAAAGGGAGGTCCTATACCTATGAAAGTGAACGGAGTTATTCGGTCTTATAAAAAAGATCAGAATGGAGAGACCGTAATTACCAAGTTGAATGAAGGAACTTTGGAAGATATTGCTGATGCCGGGGAGGGAGAATATATTCCGGGAAATGTTACATCACAGGTTACAGAGAAAGTAAAAGAGGTGCTTTTAAATATGGATAAGACCGAATTTGAAGCTAAGCAATTTGCAGACTATCAGTCTCAATATCAATGGTTCTTAGGAGTAGGTATCTTACTATTATTAATTGATATTTTCTTATTGGAAAGAAAAACAGCGTGGATAAAGAAACTGAACTTATTTAACGAAAGAAAAGGATAG